One part of the Saprospiraceae bacterium genome encodes these proteins:
- a CDS encoding RNA polymerase sigma factor, whose translation MDITIPIESEDDFINACVRNERWAQKKLYEDYYSSMMGLCLRYANTDEDAMDILHEGFIKVFRHISKYQAGTSLSAWIRRIMVNTSIDYYRKETRRRTENIDKAYAISTADVDAVSRCGESEILKSIQQLTFAYRSVFNLYVVEGFSHKEISEQLGITESTSRSNLVKARIKLKEILLGKGKIHGE comes from the coding sequence ATGGATATAACTATTCCTATCGAGTCAGAAGACGATTTTATTAATGCTTGTGTTCGCAATGAACGATGGGCTCAAAAAAAATTGTACGAAGACTACTACAGCAGCATGATGGGGCTGTGCTTGAGATATGCCAATACGGACGAAGATGCGATGGATATCCTTCACGAGGGATTCATCAAAGTCTTCAGACATATCAGCAAATACCAGGCAGGCACCTCACTTTCAGCCTGGATCAGGCGCATCATGGTCAATACTTCGATAGATTATTATCGAAAAGAGACCAGGAGGCGCACTGAAAACATCGACAAAGCCTATGCCATCAGTACAGCTGATGTAGATGCAGTGAGTCGATGTGGTGAAAGTGAAATACTCAAATCTATACAGCAACTCACTTTTGCTTATAGATCAGTATTCAATCTATATGTAGTAGAGGGATTTTCTCACAAGGAGATCTCCGAACAATTGGGGATTACAGAAAGTACTTCCAGATCCAATTTAGTAAAAGCCAGGATTAAGTTGAAGGAGATATTGTTGGGTAAAGGCAAAATACATGGAGAATAA
- a CDS encoding outer membrane beta-barrel protein: MENNSFDNFIKQKIEHPSVEMDARAWDLFMLTAIEKGEEDIFEDASADALVREGLKDFKVAYDPTSWDVLADKIDTPEEEPVVVHQKFDKEISNSLRDLRRKYDAASWPKLAARLDAEERYIRHYYRAKFVEAVVFFLLVITLFQMSQSSKVKSEIENIATPKINQEVASRDLAGPQVSGSTAKAQTYHLTTPLNGSIKKGDFNTGRLTESLPTKDSPAMIDAVVNFSTSGTGSIRDIFNLASLRSDIDRTSAARKISEDKINLNVISAENSILGQDLASTLFDAIPGNVPGVSFSNQSLPSMTIKSIKKGVWKVGMYTHLDYNQIYFPDQIVSVLGEQAPYKAKTVHSSGYGVGFKALYSKKQFGLETGIGYANRAYSPNRKYYIDPYYNADFANIEYEIVEMPLSVRYAAKKDSRVRPYAQVGLNANFITRANYDIVAESKLARTFTSKNADLTAQQEYILSKARDQFTKFDKRRVLVYAQGSTGLEWKINSTADIYSQITFGQRLLSRQFGPNFDQFKTLSMEIGLRTKI, translated from the coding sequence ATGGAGAATAATTCATTTGATAATTTTATAAAACAAAAGATTGAACATCCTTCCGTTGAGATGGATGCTCGTGCATGGGATTTATTCATGCTGACGGCCATTGAAAAAGGGGAAGAAGATATATTTGAAGATGCTTCTGCGGATGCATTGGTGAGAGAAGGATTAAAAGATTTTAAAGTAGCCTATGATCCCACGAGTTGGGATGTGCTGGCTGATAAAATAGATACACCTGAGGAAGAACCGGTAGTTGTTCATCAAAAATTTGACAAAGAAATCTCTAACTCCCTAAGAGACCTCAGGAGGAAATATGATGCGGCTTCCTGGCCAAAGCTAGCGGCACGCCTTGATGCCGAAGAGCGATATATCAGGCATTATTATCGAGCCAAATTTGTAGAAGCAGTAGTGTTCTTTTTACTGGTCATCACTTTATTTCAGATGAGTCAATCCAGTAAGGTGAAGTCAGAAATCGAAAATATAGCCACTCCAAAAATCAATCAGGAAGTCGCTTCCAGGGATCTCGCTGGACCGCAAGTATCGGGTTCTACCGCCAAAGCCCAAACCTATCATTTGACTACACCTTTGAATGGGTCAATTAAAAAAGGCGATTTCAATACAGGCAGATTGACTGAGAGCCTGCCGACTAAAGATTCACCTGCGATGATAGATGCGGTAGTCAATTTTTCAACATCGGGTACTGGTTCAATTCGCGACATTTTTAACCTGGCAAGTTTAAGAAGCGATATTGATCGAACATCTGCTGCTCGTAAGATTTCAGAGGACAAAATCAATCTTAATGTGATATCTGCTGAAAATAGTATACTCGGACAGGATCTGGCTAGTACTTTATTTGACGCCATCCCAGGAAATGTGCCTGGGGTGAGTTTCTCCAATCAATCCTTGCCTTCCATGACGATTAAGTCTATCAAAAAAGGTGTTTGGAAAGTAGGTATGTATACCCATTTGGATTATAATCAGATTTATTTTCCTGATCAGATAGTGTCTGTATTGGGTGAGCAGGCACCTTATAAAGCGAAGACGGTACATTCTTCGGGATATGGCGTCGGGTTTAAAGCATTATATAGCAAGAAACAATTTGGGTTGGAGACAGGTATAGGATATGCCAATCGTGCTTATTCTCCCAATCGTAAATATTATATAGACCCGTATTACAATGCAGATTTTGCTAATATTGAGTATGAAATCGTAGAGATGCCCCTATCGGTTAGGTATGCTGCAAAAAAGGATAGCCGTGTTAGGCCCTATGCTCAAGTCGGGTTGAATGCTAATTTTATCACGAGGGCCAATTATGATATCGTAGCTGAATCCAAATTGGCCAGAACTTTCACTTCTAAGAATGCTGATTTAACTGCTCAACAAGAATATATACTGAGTAAAGCCAGGGATCAGTTTACAAAATTCGATAAAAGAAGGGTGTTAGTTTATGCCCAGGGTTCCACTGGTTTAGAATGGAAGATTAACTCTACCGCAGATATATATTCTCAGATTACTTTTGGTCAGAGATTATTGAGCAGACAGTTTGGTCCCAATTTTGATCAGTTCAAGACACTATCTATGGAGATCGGTCTGAGAACTAAGATTTAA